The Lemur catta isolate mLemCat1 chromosome 8, mLemCat1.pri, whole genome shotgun sequence genome has a segment encoding these proteins:
- the EN1 gene encoding homeobox protein engrailed-1 produces the protein MEEQQPEPKSQRDSGLGAAAAAAATPGGLSLSLSPGASGSSGSDGDSVPVSPQPAPPSPPAAPCLPPLAHHPHLPPHPPPPPPQHLAAPAHQPQPAAQLHRTTNFFIDNILRPDFGCKKEQPPPQLLVAAAARGGSGGGGRVERERGQTGAGRDPVHPLGTRAPGAASLLCAPDANCGPPDGSQPASAAGAGASKAGNPAAAAAAAAAAAAVAAAAAVAAAAKPSDGGGGSGGGAGSPGAQGAKYPEHGNPAILLMGSANGGPVVKTDSQQPLVWPAWVYCTRYSDRPSSGPRTRKLKKKKNEKEDKRPRTAFTAEQLQRLKAEFQANRYITEQRRQTLAQELSLNESQIKIWFQNKRAKIKKATGIKNGLALHLMAQGLYNHSTTTVQDKDESE, from the exons ATGGAAGAACAGCAGCCGGAACCTAAAAGTCAGCGCGACTCGGGCCtcggcgcggcggcggcggcggcggcgacccCGGGCGGCCTCAGCCTGAGCCTCAGTCCGGGCGCCAGCGGCAGCAGCGGCAGCGATGGAGACAGCGTGCCGGTGTCCCCACAGCCCGCGCCCCCCTCACCGCCTGCGGCGCCCTGCCTGCCGCCCCTGGCCCACCATCCGCACCTCCCCCCGcatcccccgcccccgccgccgcagCATCTCGCGGCGCCTGCTCACCAGCCGCAGCCAGCGGCCCAGCTGCACCGCACCACCAACTTTTTCATCGACAACATCCTGAGGCCGGACTTCGGCTGTAAAAAGGAGCAGCCGCCACcacagcttctggtggctgcggCGGCCAGAGGCGgctcaggaggaggaggacgggTCGAACGTGAAAGAGGCCAGACTGGCGCAGGTAGAGACCCTGTCCACCCGTTGGGTACGCGGGCGCCGGGCGCCGCCTCGCTCCTATGCGCCCCGGACGCGAACTGTGGCCCACCCGACGGCTCCCAGCCAGCCTCTGCCGCCGGCGCGGGTGCGTCCAAAGCCGGGAACCCGGCTGCGGCAGCTGCGGCGGCGGCAGCTGCAGCGGccgtggcggcggcggcggcagtaGCCGCAGCAGCCAAGCCCTCGGACGGCGGTGGCGGCAGTGGAGGCGGCGCGGGGAGCCCCGGCGCGCAGGGCGCCAAATACCCGGAGCACGGTAACCCCGCCATTCTACTTATGGGTTCAGCCAACGGCGGGCCCGTGGTCAAAACTGACTCGCAGCAGCCTCTCGTATGGCCAGCCTGGGTCTACTGCACACGTTACTCGGATCGTCCGTCCTCCG GTCCGCGCACCAGGAagctgaagaagaagaagaacgaGAAGGAAGACAAGCGGCCGCGTACGGCGTTCACGGCCGAGCAGCTGCAGAGACTCAAGGCGGAGTTCCAGGCAAACCGCTACATCACGGAACAGCGGCGGCAGACCCTGGCCCAGGAGCTCAGCCTCAACGAGTCCCAGATCAAGATCTGGTTCCAGAACAAGCGCGCCAAGATCAAGAAAGCCACAGGCATTAAAAACGGCTTGGCGCTGCATCTCATGGCCCAGGGACTGTACAACCACTCTACCACCACGGTCCAGGACAAAGACGAGAGCGAGTAG